The DNA region TGTCTCGGCCTTTTTCTCGGGCTCCCCGTGGTGCCTCGCACACGCTGGGCACAGAGTAGGCACTCAATAAATTTCATTCCAGTGACAGACGAGCGCtttgagagtgggagagggatGCCTGGTTAGAATTTGGAGGTGGGCAGATCATAGTTAAGGTGAATTGGGGATCGGGGTTAGGGGGACGCAGGGGGTATTTGCTGCCATCAAAATTCTGTTCCTAGGGCTAGAAGGctgggagacagacaggcagctTTTCCTGAAATTCTGAGCCAAACCCCTGACTCTTTTCTCAGAAGACACCCCCTCCCTTTCTCAGAGGGCTCGATTGAACTCCTGCAACTGTGTCGAGCACAAAGGGGAATTCAGGTCTCTCAAAGGCCCATCTACTCTGAATAAACACCAGGCAGAAGCAAAAGCACTTTGGGTACTGcctgagcacagggtctgcaACCTGTTACCTCTCTGGATTGGGCCACATCCTGATTTACATTAAAAGCAACATCACTAGGGCCTTTCAGTAGCCTCTCACTCAGCCAGTGCAGGAATGTGGGGACCGGGACCCACTGCTTtcaaggtggggaggggagagagaaagcattTGCTAATTGCACCCTTGCCTTTAATGAGATTCTTTTACTCCCTACTAACTCGTTTGCAGGTTACAGCCTTATCTGGGGACCCACGTTTTCCACTCTGGCTACACATCCTGGGAACAATCACCACTCCAGAGCCTGAATGGAAAGCGAGCGCCCCACTTCTGCTGAATGGCTGTCTCAGTTCATCTGAGGCTGGAGGGCTTTTGATGGCCACAATGCAAGTTACGCCCAAAGAGTGTCTCTTTGGTCAGATCGACAACGCTTGGTTTCACGTTTGCAAGTTAAACGGGCCAAAACCCAGCTGAAACTCCCACGCCAGACGCCAGGGACATTTCCCTCCACCCTGCACAGAGCAAAACTAGGGAAAGGGActgggcaggaggaggaaggggggggggggcgctgacagggagggggagtgaggagaGCGAGCGGGTCCTGATTCTCAGCAGCAGTCTACGAGTAGGGGAGGGGGTGTtggcattttcttgttttttattttattttatttttgctttgttgacAGCTTTACCCCAAcgacaacaaaaaaaataaaccaagagcaatttctcctttttttttcaccTAGGTAGTTGCTTTCCTCCAGCTCCTGAAAACTCGACTCCttcataaaatcaaaatttatgATTATTCAAATGTTGAGGACtgtgaaaagagaggaagaaagagagaaaattaatatTGCAGCTGTTCTTCTGATTAATGAGAGATAATTGCTCATGAAAAGTCACCCCTGTGGCATTTTGTTGTCTCCTGGATCTTTGTTCTTTTCCACTATTATTGAGGACTTTCTTGAAGACTAAGCGGTTCTTTTCAATTTTGGGGTATTCAGAAAGGGTTGCCTGGTTACAGAGAATGGGGAAATCTCGGGCTATATCGGGTAAGATGTGCCACAGACAGCAATACCACAATGCCACTCAGAGAAAAGGATGGATACAAGTTAACGATGCGCTTTCAATAAAACATTCATAGACTTGTTCACGCTTTGATAATGACCTCATTAAAAGGAGCTGGGGGCGAGTAAGTCCTGTCTCCTGTTTGTGTTCTGCTAACAAAACCCAGCTTTGAGATCATTCATCGCTTTGGAAACTAATATGAAATCAATGTAACAGGAGCAAATAAATCCGAGGTAGCCCAGCCGACTCCCCGGCTGTCCGGCCCTGCTTGCAGCTTCAGTTGGTAACTGGAGAACTATAGAAGCCAGTGCTAAACCCGGGGGTGGCTGAGGATTGGAGGTGGGGGGAGTGCTTTGAAGGGGATATAGAGGGGGCGCAGAGTGGGAGTTATGccttaaaataaaaacccaacgGTTAAGCACATCAACAGGTCAGAACACTGGGGCCCGACGAAAAAGCCATGCCACTTTGCCCGTGAAAGGaagttggaaaagaaagaaaattgagagGGGAGTGTGAGGTTAGTGTCAGGTTCCATCACTGGCTGTGGGATAGGCAGCAGAGGGGGGGGGGCGGTGTTACTATCAAACCATCTGAAACCTAGAAGCCAAGTGTTCAGGTCTTAAGGCTGAGCTGGAAGGAACCCAACCCCAGAGTCCAGTGGCAGGAAGGCACTGTTGTTCTTTTTTACagctgctttgttgttgttgttttcttttctaactgGAAGGCAGGATGAAGATGCTCTGTCTtggaacagagaaaaacaattttgTTACTTTGCATTTGTGACACTGTCTCCTACTCAAGGGAGACAAAGCCGGCCCCTTCCATCCTCAGCAAAAGAGAAGGAATCAGAGGGTTCCCCCTCCCCTTAAAAGAACTAATTTTCTCCTTGAATTATGAAAGTAATGGCTAAGGTAACAGTCTGTACTCTGTACCCGACTGCTTAATACCGAATAAATCCTTCCACGTGGCTCCCCGAGTCCTGGCAATTAGAGCTCATTATAGGCTCATAAGAGCCCTCATTTTAGGGCTTACTTAATGGACGATGAAATTTTATCAGACAGAATCACTGAGAAATAAAATTGTGCGCTGGGGCAAGCACTGTGGACATGTGTTGCCAGTCTAAACCTGCTCCGGAGAAAGCCCAGCATGGGGTCCTCCTCTGCCCCTAGCAGTTTTCTGTGCTGCTCCTGGAGCAAGGGTTGCAACTCTGTCCAGGCTGTGGAGGGTGGGCTGGCTTGGGGAGAGGGTAAGCGGCATGGGTGGAGCTGACATCTGGAGGGAGAAGACCGATGTAGAggactgaggaaaagaaagaacaggggtGACAGGGAGGGATACCGTCCCCAAATATGTGTTCTTGGTGGGTCTAAGCCATTAGTGAAGAACTTCGGAGAACAAATTTCTCAGACACAGTCCAGCCCTCAGCCTCAGTCTGGCCTGGCTGGAAGTGTCCCCCTGAAAGCAACCATCAGCAACCCCTCCATCCCagcaccccaccaccacctctcTCAAGATCCCTTGACTGTGGACATTGAACGCATCCACAGTCCAACCTCAACCAAATAAGATGTAAGCTGCCTGACTCGGAGCCCCTAAACTGAATGGGTTTGTACCGGAGAACCATTTCCAGACCATTCACAGAGCACACCAGAAGCTACGGAGAGTACTATCCTGCAAGCCCTGGCCCCAGAGGACTGTAGATAACCTACCTGGCCAGGGGAAGAAAATGTATAAGGCTAATTTCTCAAAGCATCCACTTACTGAACCCACTGAACAATATAGGCCTTAAGCACTTATCCTGTGGTGGCGGGAGAAATAGCTCCACtaagggcacttgttgctctcttgaagaggacctgagtttggttcccagtgcccatgtgatggcttacaaccaagttctaggggatccaatgccctctggcCTCTAAGGACACCAGGCATAAATGTGTGcccataaatacatgcatacaggtaAAACCCTCATtacttaaataaatctttaaaaaataaataataacctgGCTTAAGTCCTTTTCAATTGTTGAGCTCCAAATACTTTTCCTGGTGTTAGGAAGGAATTGTAAGGAGTGCAGGAGCTGCCTGATTCTtttacagtggaaggagagagttaGGTTGGTCAGAGTTGGGCAGGACCATGTGGGCTGGATGAAAATGAGCATCTTCCGAAGGCTGTCTAGGCAAACCTCGCAGTGCAGAAGTAGTTACAAGCGAGCGGGACCCCGTGCTCAGCCCCGAGACTCTTTAATTGTTGTCACAAGATGTTGGATTAGCACATTTCTGGAATAGCTGTCTGTTTACACTCTGGAGACCCACCGTCCACTAACCACTTTCTAATTGAATTCTAATCACATTCAAATAGCTCAATAACCAGCCTCAGCTGCAATTCATAAAACTTTAATTGCCATCCATAAATCCTGGGCTCCCTAGAGTGGAGCATCCCTACATCCCAATTATACACTTCCAGCAGGCAAGAGAGGAGTGGTCACAGAAACGGGAAGAGAAAGACAGGCCAGAGACAGAGCCCGAGCCTCCAGCTGCTCTTCCCTGCCCTTGATCTCCAAGATAACTATTGTAAACTCACACTTGAAATTAGCCATTTTGGTAAAAGGACAGGGGAGAGACAGCTGTAGTCTCTGTTGCCTTGATTTCCCCCAAAGCCATCTAGATGGCAGCCACCTAGCAGGTAGGTGCACAAGTCTTCCTGAGCCAGGGAAGGGAGTTCTGCTACCGAACTGCTCCTTACAGGTACAGGCAGGATTCTACCACCAACTGtagtcctttctttctctttaggatGTAAGGATGCTTACATAAGGATGCAAAACGCATCCGTATTGAGAAGGGTGGGGTGGTGTTAGCAGGAGATCACTTAGACCAAAGGCCTCCCCCAGCTGCTTATCCCAGTCTCTAGGAGAGCTGGTATTTGGTCCTCTCCAAAAGTTTCCCGGTGGAGTTTAGCTAAAGTTGGGCTTGGAAACTATGTAACTGCTTGAAATAAGAAAAAGGTGACTCTTGTGTCCTTTGCAAAAGGTGGAGCAGCTGATTAGAAAGGTGCACAGGGAAGGCTTATTGGTCCAAGTGACCTCAAGAGAACCCCCAATACAAAAGCATTTGAGAACTGATGTAACCTGGAGCGCTTGGTTTCTAAGCTGGGTAGTTACCCGCCAGATTCGTCCAGTACTAACCACTACCGGAACGACCTTGGCCAAATCTACAAGCTGGGGAGCAAGGGCAGATATGAATGTGGTGAGCATTAGACCCGGTCGACCTCCACTCCAAGGCCACGCACCCTGGTCCAGGGCAGAAGTCTCAAGTATTACTGCGCAGCCAGGGTTGGCTCTGAGGAACTTCTATGCATTGGTTATCTCAATTTAAATGGCTTGGAAGTCCCCACCTGGTGCTCTCtgcagtgtgtcactgtggagggtTGGACAGAAGCCCAAGCGAGGGAGGAAGGTAGGCAGCGGCTGGATCGCTGAGATTTTCTGCCGAAAGAGTGAAGGAGGGAGAAGCGGTCGATCCCCTAGCAAAATTAACAGACTCTACACTTAGCAaagtctccctctccccctcgttcttccctgcctcccccccacccctccgcTTCTGTTGTGACTCCGACAGCCTATCCCGAGGGTGGGGAGCTGCCGAGGAGTCTGAGCTGAGCGGTACTCCGCAGCATCACGTGCCGGGGTGGGGGCTATAAAATCCTGGAGCCGGGGCTCCGGGCGGGGGACTTGAGGACCAACCCTCTCCAGGGACCCCTTTGTTCGAGTCCCAGACACCTCAGCATCCCCAAAGGCTTGACCGCCCTCGTACGCCCAGCTACCGGGGCAGAGCTCTCAGATCGCAGGAGAGGAGGGGACGCAGCAGCCCGCAGGACACGCCATCCATCCCCCGTAGACATGTCGCGCTCCTTCTACGTGGACTCACTCATCATTAAGGACTCCACGCGGCCCGCACCCTCGCTGCCGGAATCGCACCCAGGGCCGGATTTCTTCATCCCGCTGGGCATGCCGTCCCCGTTGGTGATGTCAGTGTCCGGGCCTGGCTGTCCGTCCCGCAAAAGCGGCGCTTTCTGCGTGTGCCCGCTTTGCGTCACCTCGCACCTGCACTCCTCTCGCCCGCCCGCAGGAGCCGGTGGCGGAGCTACGGGGACCGCAGGGGCTGCGGTGGCGGGCGGCGGGGTGGCTGGAGGCACCGGCGCCCTACCTTTGCTCAAGAGCCAGTTCTCTCCGGGTCCTGGGGACGCGCAGTTTTGCCCACGGGTGAGCCAcgcacaccatcaccaccacacgccgcagcaccaccatcaccatcaccagccCCAGCAGCCCGGCTCGGctgcagcagcggcggcggcggcggcggcggcggctgctgcggcggcggcggccctGGGACACCCGCAACACCATGCACCTGTCTGCGCCGCCACTACCTACAACGTGTCTGACCCACGGAGATTCCACTGCCTCACCATGGGTAGGGCGGGGTACCTGCGCGCCTCCGGGGAAACAAACTTTGCGCAGtcagggagggaggtgggagccCGGGGCAGGGGCGGGGTGTGGAGGGAGGTGGGAGCTTTTGTGGAACTGTTGAGATCTTCCCCAGAAATTCTGCGGAGGTGGAGGTTAAGGAGTCAACCTCTTGGCGAGGCCTTGTGCACTTGGCTCTACAGGTGCACAAGTGTTATCTGGGCTTTGGGGACCTGGATCAGGACTTCAGAGAAATTAGAGGTTGAAGGGACTGAGGCTTGAGGTGGATGTGTTTGGACCTCAGTGTAGCTTCTTAGCTTCCCCGTTGGTTAAAGGGTGTCTATACCTTTGGCTAGCGGGTTCGCTTTGCTTGGCCAACGCAAGACAGACAGCGgacaaggggagggagaaggcagtATATGCAAGTTCCACTGGAGTCCTGTAACTTAAAAATCCAGGTCATTAAAGGCTCTAATTCCCTTGAACGTCTCTCTCACTCCCAGACAGGCTGCGGAATGCGAACAAGGGTCTAGcatgggtgttttgggttagacTGGGTTCCGGAGACCAGTTCTTTCCAAGGGATGTCAAGTAGGGTAGGGTCACTTTTTCTTCTGCGTTTCACCTCTCTGCTGTTCTCTTTTGGGTCCGCAGGAGGCTCTGATACAAGCCAGGTACCCAACGGCAAAAGGATGAGAACGGCGTTTACGAGCACGcagctcctggagctggagcgAGAATTCTCTTCCAATATGTACCTGTCCCGACTCCGGAGAATCGAGATCGCGACGTACCTGAACCTGTCAGAGAAGCAGGTGAAAATCTGGTTTCAGAACCGTCGCGTGAAGCACAAGAAGGAGGGGAAAGGCGCTTCGAGGAACAATCACGCAAGCTGCAAGTGCGTGGGTAGCCAGGCGCACTACGCGCGCTCGGAGGACGAGGACTCCTTGTCTCCCGCTTCGGCTAACGAAGACAAGGAGATTTCCCCCTTGTAAAGGCGGAGGCTccggctcctgcttcctgctcccGGTACCCCgccctccctcctccccgtcAGCACAGGGACCAAAGTTCTAGTTCATGCCCTCATCCTACCTGGAAAAGAAACTCTGAAAAGTCTGGGGAATTCAATGCTGGGCCCGACTTTGAAGCTAGCTCGTCTTTATCTGGGACTCCACTCAGTTACGgattggtttgcttgtttgtttgctttgttgttgttgttgttgttgtttttaatgtaaataatctAGACTTCTAATCAATCTCACATAACAGGAAAAGCCAGGGTTGATTTAAGTTTAACactgtatgggggtggggggaggtattGGTTGAGGCCGCATGTCATTTGCTACCCCGTCTTTCCAGAACTTGATGAGAGCAggggtttctttattgtttttgttgttgttttaacatgAAATCACTGAACTTGCTATTGCTATAGAAGAGTTAAACTCCGTAGgtcttattttgaaaattttttatggAGGAGAGTTTTAAATCCAAGTCTCTGGAAGTCCCTTTGTATGTGAATAGTTTTATAtaagatacatatttatatttatttaaataaatgaaacaaaataaatatttttttaattcgtGGTACTTGCCCCGatcccccttccccacccccaccccccatatcTAGAGACAGTCATGGAGTAAGGACTATTAGGGGTTAAATACTGACTGCAATTTACTATGGGTCACTCAGCTGATGGAACTTGGAACTAAAGGTTTTGTGGGTCCTCAAAATGAGACCACAAGAAGACCTTTGGTCCTCATTTGAGGTGATCAGCTAATGCTCCTTTAAAAACCAGGTGACAGCCCAGCTGGCAGAACAGGGGACTGTAGGAGGAACCCTGAAGACAGCCCAGGGAACCTCATAGGTACTAGAGGGGAAAATCCCACACCCGCAACATTTcccttttatttgtttgaaacagggtcacactatgtagcccaaggtTGCCTTCCACTCCCAGACATTCACCAGTTTTTACTTGAACTTAATCTTAGCCCCCAAACCCACTATTTATTTCTCTGGCActtcatcctcctcctttctGGTCTCTCACCTTGCTTAGTAACAAAACCTGGACCCTGTGAAGCAATTCACATACTAGAACTAGTTTTTAGTCCACCAAACAGGCCAGGGTGAGGAAACTTACACATGACTTCTACACACGACTGGACACTTCAATGCGCTTGGTGGCTTCTCTAACTCAGAGCTAGCTGGGTGTCCTCAGTGCCCAGGTTACAAAAAGCTAGGGACAGAGAATCtacttttctaaatatttacaatCTCATATTTCCAAAACAGCCTccaaaatatcttggagtaataCTCTCCCCTGGGGGCAGACTTGTTTATTGTGTCTGCTGTTGTTAGTTGGTCTACTTAACCGCACTGCCAGGAGTTCATTCCTGCCAGCCAACAGCCTGGGACAGGGGTCTCAGCATCCATCTGTGTctgtggagagaaggaagggagaagagtgGTTTCTGAGTACCAACAACACCCACTGCTGGGACTCCAAAGATGTCACCCAATAGGCTCAAGCCATAAACAGTGTTTAacaccccctccctcttcctcctcccttctcctcttccctaaAGGGATTTTTGGGTCTGATATTTAATCCAGTCCTCCCCcagcaaaggagaaaggaaagaacatgatCATTGTGTTTATGATTGGCACATTTTCTGGGTCAATTActtccccaacacatacacacacacacacacacacacacacacacacacacacacagagagagagagagagagagagagagagagagagagagagagagagagagagagctcagaacTTCAGGAACAAGATCATTTTCGAACCCCTTTAGGGCACCAGGCcgaggcaggcaggaggaaggaCCACAGTGTTCTGGCCAATGGGGACCTGTGAGCCACTTTGTATAGAAGGTTGGTCCTGCTTTTGTACTGTTGTCCCAAGCCAACTTGTGCTCCCGCCAGGATCTCTGTGACTCTCACAccagggaagggaggcaggggttGTGGGGTGtcctactggcttgctgtatttcctctttcctagaaaacagtcttccccaggaacctgagatagctgtctcctgagaggctctgacagtacctgactaatacagaagtggatgctcacagctatccattggactgagagcacagggtccccaatgaaggagctagagaaaggacccaaggacctgaagggtttgcagccccttaggacgaacaacaatatgaactaactagtaccctcagagctcccagggactaaaccaccaaccaaggagtacacatggggggactcatatgctgctccagcagcatatgtagtataggatggcctagttggtcatcaatgggagaagaggccctgggtcctctgaaggttctatgccccagtgcaggggaatgccagggccagtaagcaggagggggttggggtggtgaacagggggagggaacagaggtttgttttagttattttattttatttttttggaggggaacctgggaaaggagatattgtaaataaagaaaacatctaataagacaaaaacaaaaacaaaaacacagtctTCCCTTTTCCTAAGAAAGAGCAGCCATGGCTAGAGGCCAGTGGGTGGAAAGATGTTTGCAGGGACTAGGAACGGGCATTTAAAGAGGGTAAGCAGGTCACCTCACTGCCCACTCCAGGCCAAAGCAAAAGACCCTTCTGAGGCATGGGCAGACCATCGCCTTTCTATGCACACCCTTGCCAGCTCCTACTGTCTGTGCTTGAATCTGGCTCCAGTATGGATCTCAGCCTCTAGCCTTGCTAGGCCTCCGGGTCGCAGACCTTGTGGCCAGATCGCTGAGTCACGTGCTTGCCACTCCTGGAGCTGTGCATAGCCTGGCTCCCCTGCTGGTGAGAGGAGAGCTAGTGAGCTAGGGCTGCTATCCTGACTGGGGACCCCTAAGATGCTGTCAATCTCTCTAGCTTCCATCTTCAAGGAAATTCCTGAGATGGCTCTTCCACAGACAAGAAGATTCGGTCAAAGATACTTAAGCAGGCCTTGGATGTTCTCTGATTAAAAGAAAGGCTCTctaaaaattctcaaagaagtatGTACTTTCTGTCACTTTAGCAGTGGAACATCAGTTCTATCCAACTAGGATAAATTTGGTATCCTCTTAAACCCTTACCTATGCCCCattcagccccccccccaaatcccAGTTGATCTTTTTTCATGTTTCAGAATAACACTTCCAGAATCTAGCATTTCACTGTCCATATTAGGTTAAGAACCTTTAAGTCAACTCTCAGACACTAGACTCAAGCACAAAAATAGTCTACCAATAACCTTCAGATCAAATCAAACGTTGTAAGTAAGCCATGTCCCCTTGGGTGCACTGGAGGTTTTAAGACGTTGGGAGGCAGTGTGGCCAATGTGTACTGTGCAGCCTTAGACTTTCCATATGTCCCACTTGAAACCTACCAAACACCCTTTATCCAGAGCACAGCCAATCATAATCCTTAAACATAGTCAGGAAAAGAGCAGTGAAAACTTGAAGTAGAGACCAGAAACATTTTTTGACTAAAACGTGTCAGTGAGAACCATTGAAGGTGTGGTGTCTAGCCTGGAGAACCCGAGGCATCTGGGAGTTTCAGAATAAAGGAAAGATGACTTTTCACTTTGTGCCCTGGCTCAACCAGGACAGGCAAGGAGGGTGACCTTCCCCTCTCTACTCTCCCATCCAGTGACCAACACTTGCTCTAGGCCAAGCAAGTGGCTAATGGGGATTGTCTCCCCCATACCCCCTGGTAGAAGGAACCCAAGAGCTCATGGAGACACTGGTGGCAGTAGACCTGTCTTCTCCCGAGTTCTAATTCACAACTGGGTTGGTTTGAATTATGCATCAAAGCCTTGtttcttgctatttcttttcctaaatagaaatgaaattcaGGGAAGGGCAGTCTTCCACTTCTggccttctctgcctccccaccccctcactcccccccccactTTTGGCCACATCTATCCAATGATAATCTGATTAGGATTGTGTGCGGTTTGCTTAGGTCACATTGACTGGTCAGACAATTGCCAGAAAAGGTGCAGGGCAAAGTGAAAGCGGACACAAGTGGTAAAGGGAGTTCTGTGTCTACATATATGCATCAATGCAGGTATCATACATGTATGCTTATGTgccagagagagaggcacagacagacagacagacagacacacacacacacagacacagaggggaGAACAGAGAGCCAGAGTAGTAGTGATGTTGTAAACGGAAAGTCAAAGCTAATAAATAGAATAAtactggggggggaggggttagctttctctttcttttctttttaaaacacagcaTCTCTGGTTCATGCAGACTACAAACCGTCTTTGTAGCTAAGGACAATCTCTCCCCTCATCTTTCCCAGAGTGCTGACATCATCTGGGTTATACCGTGCTGGGGCTGGGttagaacccagagctttgtacaAACTGTGACCAGCATCCTAACTGAGCTCCAAATCTAGCTCTTTAAAAACAGGTTTTCATCCGTTTTTGCAGGGCCTGCTCCTTGAGAGATGCCCTTGAGATGggactttgggggggggggatctgaggtgagagggaggagaATTCTGGGACAGGAGTGCCAGCCAGCCTACCCTTaatgggagggagagaatgacACTTGCAATTGAACCCATTTGCTAGAGGAAATTGGGTTTAAAGGAGCAATCACTTCTTTAAAAGGAGCTCCTCCCATCTTCCCCAAACAGAAGGCTGTCCCAGAGGATGAATGCAGCTCTGTGCATCAAAGCAATTGTTCCAATTTTCATTATTCACAGAGAATCTTTGAATGTACCTGTTAAGGTGACAGACCTTTTAAAAGGGAACATTTTTTCATGCAATTAATTGGTGCATTTACTAGGCTTCTATtaacataatttaatataaatctattttataaatcttTAGGCTCACATTACTGAAATTGAgctctttttagaaaaaaaaaaagtgcccacAGATGCCTCTTTCTTAAATTAGATAGAATGAAATCCGAAAACTTGCTATTCTAAGACAGCTGGAAATAAGAAAGGCAAAGAAGAGTCTTTTGTATTGTCTTTGTTAATGGGGGAGGTTTGGAGAAAGCAGGAGCTCCCATCACAGGAGAAATTCGAGCCCAGCCAGAGCTCTGCATCTGATACTTGTAGGACAAGCTGCATTTGGGCCAGGCAGAAGGGTGAGAACTTAAAGCTGCATCTTAGGAACAGAGTTGAATGAGTGCTCAGACGAGAGATAAAcaacagagagacaaaaagaaacagcACAAACCAACTTCTGAAGAAACCTGAAAGTAAGTTTCTTCTACCGAAAGAAAGGAAAGTCAAAGCCTGCAAAAACCTCACAGCCCCTAATGGCGCTTGATGCTACACAAGTAACCTTGTGAACCCTCACAGTCCATAACGGGCAGGCACTCGATGCTCCATACATAACCCTGGCTCCTTAGGTTCAAGTGCATTCTCCAAAATTCTGGGAGCCCCATCATCTCTaaaaacagggttttgttcttcTTTGGTATAATGATGTCAGTAagccccttctccccttctcttctctttggtGTTTTTACATGTCTCCCACCTGAACACTGTTCTCTTGAACCCAATTGTATCTTTGTTGAGCTT from Mastomys coucha isolate ucsf_1 unplaced genomic scaffold, UCSF_Mcou_1 pScaffold22, whole genome shotgun sequence includes:
- the Gsx2 gene encoding GS homeobox 2, which encodes MSRSFYVDSLIIKDSTRPAPSLPESHPGPDFFIPLGMPSPLVMSVSGPGCPSRKSGAFCVCPLCVTSHLHSSRPPAGAGGGATGTAGAAVAGGGVAGGTGALPLLKSQFSPGPGDAQFCPRVSHAHHHHHTPQHHHHHHQPQQPGSAAAAAAAAAAAAAAAAAALGHPQHHAPVCAATTYNVSDPRRFHCLTMGGSDTSQVPNGKRMRTAFTSTQLLELEREFSSNMYLSRLRRIEIATYLNLSEKQVKIWFQNRRVKHKKEGKGASRNNHASCKCVGSQAHYARSEDEDSLSPASANEDKEISPL